The window AAGCGGCTATTCTGGTAGGGTCTAGTAATATCGAAGGTTCATTTGACTCTGTTTTAGAACTTATATCGTTAAATTTTTCGGTAACATCAAGGGCGAGTGTAGTGATGTCCGCTGTTATAGTTGCTTTATCATTGCTGGTGAGAGCCTTTTGAATCTTCTGGTTGTAGCCGTAGGCTGTCAAGGCAGAGTCAAGGAGACTTATGACACGATCTGTTATTACTTTTTGTTCTTTAGATACATTTACAGGTAGCTGACGATTGATCTCTAGGAAGATGGCAGTCATGATATTATTTCTAGCAAATGAAACTGCTCCACCGTCGTTTCCCTGTTTATGATATGCAATCATTAAGTCAATAGAGAATTGGTATGTTATTGCAAAATTTTGCTGGGAAATATACGAACAAACTTCCGAGGCCTTAGAAAGATTGTTCTGTTCGTAAAATTCGTGGAACACCCGTGCTAAGAAAGCATCCCTAGTTGCACCGTCCTGCTCGATTCTCTTAATGGCACTGAAGGCCATGTCCAGATTGCCTTTTGCAAAATACTGTTCTGCTAGCTTCAGAAAAAATGCCTCCCAGACTTGCGAGTTGTCAATCTTTATTACGTAAGCCCCTAGCATATATCTCTCGCTAGAAACCTCGAGAGCGTTGTCTAGTTCATCTTTAGAGAGATGGCGTTCGGCTAGCTTCAAAATAAAGGTCTGTTTAGTGATCTTATCTTTTACAAGCCACTTAATAAGCTCGAAGGCACTTTTTAGATGATCTTTGGCAAAATATTGCTCGGTTAAATCCACAACTACATTGTCTCTGATGTCATAGTCTGAAATTTCCAAAATGACCTTAAGGACCGTGCGATAGTTACCTCCTTTAGTATGATGACATTTGGCTAACTCCCCAAGCAAGAAATTTCTAGACTTCGTGGAGGTGATATTACAAATGACTTTGAAGGCTTCTTCCATATTGCCTGCGGCAAGATGACGTTCGGCTGCCCTTATGCTTAAAGACACATTGATATTTTTATTGTCTCCATGGCTTACCTGAAGCACTTGAGAAGCTTTTATGTGATCACCATTGTAAAAATGACGCTCGGCAATCTCTTCAACCACGGCTTTTCTGGCATCACAGTCAGAGGCCTTCATGATCACTTTGAAGGCACTATCTAGATGGCCTTTTGTATAATGGCTCTTGGCTATCTTTATCAGAAAGGTGTCTTTAGTACCTGTATCGTTATTGATCTTCATAATCAATGCAAAGGCATCATCTAGATCATTGGCCTTAAAAGCATCTTCCGCCAAGGTCATTATACGTTGTTCACGATCTGCAACACTTTCTTTGCCATCACGAGTCTTTTGATCTAAAAAGAGAATATAACACTGTCTTTGAAAACAGCCGGCTTGAACGTGGTATAAACCATATTGGGGGAAAAGAAGCGAAACTACATAGCCGAAGCATTCTTGCAGGTCTCTAATACTGCAAAAAAGATGTGCCTTTAACGCACTACTGTCACCACTTTTAATGGTCTGAAATAGATCGGTAAACAGAGCTTGTGCTGCGTGATAAACGGCATGATAAAGTGCTTGGAAGACCCTTTTAATTTTTTCACGCGCTGTCAGGTTCTCTTTTTTTTGTTCTCGGCTTGAATGAATGCAAAATTGTTTTGAGAAGGCTTCATAAGTGACAGAGCCATATTTAAAGTGTAAATTACTTTTAGCTTCATCTTCGATAGATAGAAAATTGCTTAAGGATCCCAAGGATCTTGCGTAAGAACACTCTCTTTCAAGTTGCATAGGCATTGTCATTTACCTTTTTTAACATTATCAAATATGTTAATTTTATCAGTTTATTGTTAATATAATTTAAAGATTAATTACTATAATGTAAATAATTTAATAATATTTTTCAAGTAAATTTCAGATTATCCTTTACATAATAATTTATTACCAGCTTCCTTTAATGAACCATCACTATTCACATAAGTATAAAGCGTTACAGTAGTAATATTAAGCTTCTTTGCTACTTCTATTGCTATCGATTTTGGATCAGACATCGCTGCCATAGCCATTCTCAATGTAGCAGAATCTACTTTACGTGGACGTCCGCCCATTCTGCCTCTTGCTCTGGCAGCAGCTAAACCTGCATTAGTTCGTTCGATAATTAAATCCCTCTCAAATTCAGCCAATGCAGCAAATAAACCAAAAACAAGACGGCCATTCGGTGTTGTAGTATCAATTTGGGCTCCATGACCTGCAAGTACTTTAAAACCAACATTTCTTTGACGTAACTCATCAATCATTGTCACTAGTTACCCCAATACCTAGGGTGATGCCCTAGGTAATAAAATGCCTCTATTATGCATTCTGTAAGGCTGCAATAATCTGAAGATAATTCCAAAAGAACTTGTCGCTACATTCAGGGACATAGACTTGTCGAAGGTATTTCAAAGAGAGCTTTAAGAATATAAAACTTTGTGAAGTGTCAGTCCTTGCGCAGGAGCCGTGACGCCTGCTTCTGCCCTGATCCCATTTTCAAGTAGTCTATGTAACATTTCTATCGAGAGACGCCGTCTACCGATATATACAAGCGTGCCAACAATATTCCGTACCATTTTATAGAGGAAGTTAGTTCCTGAAATGTGAATGCAGAGACGGTTGTCTTCATATTGTGAAATATTGATCGCTGTGAGGGTACGGTATGTATCCGAAAAGTGTGTATTGGACAGCTCATTGCAGAATGCAGCGAAGTTATGGGTTCCAATCAGCAGCCTGGCAGCCTCATGCATTAGCGCAAGGTCTAGCGCGCCGGGAGTATGCCAGGTTGTCCAACGCCACTTTGGCGGTAGAACAACGCCATTTGCCAACCAGTAATGATAGATTTTGCCTTCAGCACTTAAGGAGGGATGAAAGTCGTCAGCTTCCTCTACGACATCTAGGACACGGATAGAAGGCGGTAGCAAACAGTTAAGGCTGAGTAGAAAAGAAGCAGGGTCTTTGCGCAATTGTGGAGTAGAAAAAGTGACAAGTTGAGCATCTGCATGGACGCCTGCATCAGTGCGACTAGCAGCATCGAGAGAAACAGGATGCTGCTGAATCTTTTCTATTGCAGTGCGGAGGGTGCCCTCAATTGACGGGCCCATCCGACTATCTTGCCATCCCTTAAAATCTGTACCATCGTAAGCGATGGTAAGTTTTAGCAGTTGACGCACTTAGTAACAAACTGTTGAATACCTTCTGCAAATCTTTGGATAGCCAACATGACTAATATCATTCCCATCAGTTTTTCAAACGCTAACAAGCCATTGTCGCCGACGAGTTCGTGCAGCTTTTTACCTGAGAGAAGCACTCCTAGCGCTAATGCCCAAGAAACAAAGATGGCGATGTTCATTTCTACAAAAGTCGTATCTACATGGGCGAAAAGCATAATCGTTGCCAAAGCGGAAGGCCCTGCAATGAGCGGGATGGCAAGCGGGATAAGATATGGCTCTTCGTTAGGCAAATTAGCGCGTGGGCTGTCCATCGTAGGGAAAAGGATTTTTATCGCTGTAAGGAATAAAATGGTACCTGAAGCAACACGTACAGTAAGTTCAGAAAGGTCAAGCGCGTAGAAAATGCCTTCACCGATAATGTTGAATAATAACATCAGGATGAGAGCGAAAACCATCTCTCTTAAAATGACTTTATTGCGTCTTTCTGCAGGAACATATTGCATTAACTTCTGAAAGGAGGAGATGTTCCCAAAAGGATCCATGATAAGGAACAGAATAACGATGACGGTAAAAAGATTCATCATGGCATTAAATCAGGGGGTTAAAGTTTTAACAAAAAGGGTAGATCCATTGACGATCATCTCCATAGAAATCATAGAGAGGATCATTCCCATTAGTTGCTCAAGAGCTATCATTCCACGGTTGCCTAAAGCACGCTGCATATAAGGCGCGGTCGTTAAAACGAATGTTACGCCAATCCAAGCGATGAGTATAGCTGAAGAGATCAGCATAAAATTCTGCTCTTCTTTAGATTTGACCATGATAATGGTAAGCAGGCCAGGGCCTGAGATCAAGGGAGTAGCGATAGGGACGATCATAGGCTCTTTTATGGTCAAATGCTGCTGTTCTGAGCGAACAGGGAAAATCATTTTTAAAGCCACGATAAACAGCATTACGCCGCCACAGAGGGAGACAGTATACCGATCGATATTTAAGCTAGTGAGGAAGGCTTCTCCAAAGAATTGGAAGAATAATGCCAAAGCGAGAGCTATTAAGGCTTCGCGCAGAAGTACCATGCGTTGTCTTTCAAAAGGCAGATCCTTGACAACAGCCAAAATAGCGGGGGAGTTGCCAATAGGGTTTGCGACTAGAAAGAAAGTGAAAGCGATTTTTAGTGCCAGCACAACTATTTCCTATTCATTTGGATATTTCTAATACTATAGGCTACGCTCAAAAAAGCTACCGGGATAGATGCTATGAGCATAGTGAGCGGCATCCAGTAGCTGCCTATGATAAGTAAAATACATACAATTAATCGTAATAATTTTGTACGATCAGCAATGTTATAACATTTATGCATAATTTGGGAAAGTTTGCTGAAATTATGTTTGTCTGCCAGTTTTACAGCCAATGCAGCTAAAAGAGATCCAATAGCAAAGCCAGCAAGGGGGAAGGCAATAGTGTACTTGTAGGTGTTTGCCGCAGTCGACAGTAAAGTAAAGAATGTTCCGGCTTTTAAGGATTGGTTGATGCTATAAGATGTGCTTGAAGTCGTGTTTGAATCTGCCGCAAAAGTTCTCATGAATTAATTATCCCTTTACGTGAAAGATATAACTTACAAAGTCTAATATTTTCGAGAACAAAGATGACAACAACCATTGTATTATTCCGCCGTGATCTACGTATCCATGACCATCCCGCACTTTATCATGCCTGTGAAAAAGAGCACAAAATTGTTCCGTTATTCATCTGGTCGACGGAAGAAGAGGGTGCATGGCCTGACGGAGGTGCCTCCAAGTGGTGGCTGCATTATTCTTTGTTAGCCTTACAAGAAGACCTTGATTCCATCGGATTGAAACTAACAATTCGCAGCGGAAAAATAAGGGAAGTATTATCAGACGTTATAAAGGAAACAGAAGCTACTTCTATCTTTTGGTCGCGACGCTATGAGCCAAGCATTATCGCACACGATAAAATGATTAAGTCAGAATTTTCAGGCCAAGGCTTAGATGTTGTAAGCTATAACGCTTCCTTATTGAATGAGCCTTGGACTATTGAGAATAAGCAAGGCAAACCTTATCAGGTCTTCACGCCTTATTGGAAAGCGTGTTTAGCTAAAGGCGAGCCTTCAGAACCTCTACCTATGCCAAAAAAGGGACAGCAAGGGCATAAACTACCTTCCTTGAAAGTTGAAGACTTAGGGCTACTTCCCATCATGCATTGGGACACCGGTTTGAAAGAAGCTTGGACTCCAGGCACAAGGCATGCCTTAAAACTTCTGGATCATTTTATTAGCGGTCCGATCCTTTCCTATAAAGAACAGCGGGATTTTCCTGCTGTCGAAGGTATTTCACGCTTATCACCATATCTCCATTTTGGCGAGATCAGCCCGCGCATGGTTTGGAAGGCTGTGCGCACAAAATATCCCCATCCCCGATCAGACGGTATCAACGTTTATTTAAGTCAGCTGGGGTGGAGAGAGTTCGGACATCATCTTTTATACCATTTCCCTAAAACGACAAATTTTCCGCTTAGGGAAGATTTTGCCTTATTCCCATGGAAAAGTGATCCGAAAGTGTTAAAGGCATGGCAAAAAGGGTTAACAGGCTATCCAATAGTCGATGCTGGTATGCGCCAGCTTTGGAAAACAGGTTGGATGCATAATCGCGTAAGAATGATCGTAGGTTCTTTTTTAGTGAAAGACCTATTGATCACTTGGCTGGAGGGAGCCAAGTGGTTCTGGGATACACTTGTAGATGCCGACCTAGCCAACAATACTTTAGGTTGGCAATGGGTAGGCGGCTGCGGAGCTGATGCGGCCCCTTATTTCCGCATTTTTAACCCTATTTCACAAGGTGAAAGGTTCGATTCAGATGGGTTCTATGTAAAAACGTGGATCCCCGAGCTTGCAAAGGTACCGAGCAAGTGGATACATAAGCCTTGGCTAGCGCCGCCGGATATTTTAAAGAATGCTGATGTTGAGCTGGGGAGTGATTATCCATGGCCGATTGTAGAGCACGATAAGGCGCGTGTCCAAGCATTGGCAGCTTTTTCGCAAGTTCGAAATTTTGCTGAGCAGCTTTAAAACTGTGAATGCGTAGAAGAGATCCATTTTGCCCGCCATTAACTACAGACAAGGATCCAACACTACGCTGTTTATGGAGTAGCGCAGGAAGGTAGACGAGGCCTGTATGCCAGAATGGGTGTGCATTTAGAGCTTTCCAAACTTTTTTACCTTCTTCAATGATCCATTTCCCCCTCCACGCGCCGAGGGGTATATGTAAAGTGATCAGAATACGTGAGGGAAGGTCGCGAGGGAAGAGTCTTAGCACAGAGAAAACAGCGGCCATGCCGGATTGGGGTTCAGTTTCAATAAGCGGCATGACGAACATATTGGGAACGCGGTCAATGCCGACAACTTTTTCTAAAGTTGTCTGTACCCATTTAGCACAGTTTTCTGATTCAATTTGATAGATGAAATTCTTCGAACGGGCTTTGAATATGTCATTTTTAATGAGGTTCATTAAGTTTTCAGCTTGCAATGCAGTCAGCGGGAACGAGTGCTGGGCATGCTGTCTATGAGTGTAATAGGCATTATCATCAGGGTAAGCAATAGTCGCATGGACGCTGTTAGCGAAGATGATCAGAGTATCTAAAGTGTTTTTTGGGAAAACTGTGGCTACTTTACCGAAATCATAGATAGCATATCTTCCGTCGTGCATGGGAATTGCCACTTCCAGAAAAGCATGGCTGTTTTCATAATCCAGAGTTAGGGATCCACGGGTTGCACTAGCGGCAGCGATCCAATGTTTGCCATCAGCAGCAAAGCCGTATCTCTGACGGACGGCTCCTTTCTCTAAGGTTTCTAAGATAGGGAGCTGCTTCCACCATTCGGGCAAGTCTAAATTAATGGGAATATATTCTTTGATTTCATCATTCCAATAGCCAAGTTTGTGAGCGTTCCAGTTAAGGATTCCTGCGGAAAAGAACTCTAGCTTTCCGGTTTTATAATTTTTCTCACTGAAAATATCAAAGATCTCTTTCAAGCTTAATACCCATTTTCCTTTCAAGACCACATGTTCTTCCAATTCCAGCATATTGACATAACGGCCTTCGACAAGAATGGCCAAATATTTTTCATTACACGAGGTGAAAATGCGGAGGGCATTGGGGTGGGCTTTTTGCAATCTGCCTGAAAGGTTACATGCAACTAGAAGCTGCTGCGAAGCGGGATACTGAATAAAGGGTTCTACAGGGTTATAGTCTTGCAAAAGCCAGCATAGGAAATTTTCAGAGAAGGCTGAATCTACTAAGAGAAGTTCAATAAACTCTGGATAAAGGGCGGTTAGACGCAGCTGACTATTAATTTCAATAGAGAGGGATTCTTTAGAATGTATAGGGTGTTGCTGTTGCCAGCGTAGAGCAAGTGCTGTAATAATACTGAGGTTAGCAGCGTAAGAGGGAATAGAATGACGATGATGCTGAGTAATACGGTATTTTATACCCAACATCTTCCATATCAATATGCTACGAGATCTGACCAGCGCGATTGTTTTTGGTAATGCAGAAGCTGCTTCGAGGTGTAATT is drawn from Parachlamydiales bacterium and contains these coding sequences:
- a CDS encoding recombinase family protein translates to MIDELRQRNVGFKVLAGHGAQIDTTTPNGRLVFGLFAALAEFERDLIIERTNAGLAAARARGRMGGRPRKVDSATLRMAMAAMSDPKSIAIEVAKKLNITTVTLYTYVNSDGSLKEAGNKLLCKG
- the truA gene encoding tRNA pseudouridine(38-40) synthase TruA; this encodes MRQLLKLTIAYDGTDFKGWQDSRMGPSIEGTLRTAIEKIQQHPVSLDAASRTDAGVHADAQLVTFSTPQLRKDPASFLLSLNCLLPPSIRVLDVVEEADDFHPSLSAEGKIYHYWLANGVVLPPKWRWTTWHTPGALDLALMHEAARLLIGTHNFAAFCNELSNTHFSDTYRTLTAINISQYEDNRLCIHISGTNFLYKMVRNIVGTLVYIGRRRLSIEMLHRLLENGIRAEAGVTAPAQGLTLHKVLYS
- a CDS encoding MarC family protein, coding for MMNLFTVIVILFLIMDPFGNISSFQKLMQYVPAERRNKVILREMVFALILMLLFNIIGEGIFYALDLSELTVRVASGTILFLTAIKILFPTMDSPRANLPNEEPYLIPLAIPLIAGPSALATIMLFAHVDTTFVEMNIAIFVSWALALGVLLSGKKLHELVGDNGLLAFEKLMGMILVMLAIQRFAEGIQQFVTKCVNC
- a CDS encoding MarC family protein, which codes for MLALKIAFTFFLVANPIGNSPAILAVVKDLPFERQRMVLLREALIALALALFFQFFGEAFLTSLNIDRYTVSLCGGVMLFIVALKMIFPVRSEQQHLTIKEPMIVPIATPLISGPGLLTIIMVKSKEEQNFMLISSAILIAWIGVTFVLTTAPYMQRALGNRGMIALEQLMGMILSMISMEMIVNGSTLFVKTLTP
- a CDS encoding deoxyribodipyrimidine photo-lyase; this translates as MTTTIVLFRRDLRIHDHPALYHACEKEHKIVPLFIWSTEEEGAWPDGGASKWWLHYSLLALQEDLDSIGLKLTIRSGKIREVLSDVIKETEATSIFWSRRYEPSIIAHDKMIKSEFSGQGLDVVSYNASLLNEPWTIENKQGKPYQVFTPYWKACLAKGEPSEPLPMPKKGQQGHKLPSLKVEDLGLLPIMHWDTGLKEAWTPGTRHALKLLDHFISGPILSYKEQRDFPAVEGISRLSPYLHFGEISPRMVWKAVRTKYPHPRSDGINVYLSQLGWREFGHHLLYHFPKTTNFPLREDFALFPWKSDPKVLKAWQKGLTGYPIVDAGMRQLWKTGWMHNRVRMIVGSFLVKDLLITWLEGAKWFWDTLVDADLANNTLGWQWVGGCGADAAPYFRIFNPISQGERFDSDGFYVKTWIPELAKVPSKWIHKPWLAPPDILKNADVELGSDYPWPIVEHDKARVQALAAFSQVRNFAEQL